From a single Collibacillus ludicampi genomic region:
- a CDS encoding methyl-accepting chemotaxis protein: MKKTVTENSTLKPKMDATFQSSTTAIKDFMKMLNTIIVQENTIPVQSEQILSLRIKAMEANDKLFDQEASTLDGLLQARIEKFTDHRTFMIIVTTISLVVVLYLFVGFYLSVRNTVSSLEHMTSRLAEGDLTARAKLHTKDELRRIGDSFNRMIESFRELISMNMKIVQQVASSVEELTANVEHTSKASEHIADTIQEVANGTEKQFHSVAKSVETFNEMTTGIQHIAANAQDASSSAIRTAEVAAKGTEAIQTVIQQMNSIHHTVNGLAQVIQELNLRSHEIGQIVEVITDIAEQTNLLALNAAIEAARAGEHGRGFAVVADEVRKLAEQSAQSSQKIIALIGNIQNETRKVIHSMNATTKEVEAGIGVVNTSGRLFEQIQRSVNEVAKQIEEISSFSQQISIGAEQMIQSVTFISEVVETTASGTQNISAITQEQLASMEEISISAASLSRMAEELLQSIRKFKI; this comes from the coding sequence ATGAAAAAAACGGTCACCGAAAATTCTACCTTAAAACCTAAAATGGATGCTACTTTTCAAAGTTCCACAACAGCTATAAAAGACTTTATGAAAATGTTAAATACAATAATCGTGCAGGAGAATACAATACCCGTGCAGTCGGAACAAATTTTATCGTTAAGAATAAAAGCAATGGAAGCAAATGATAAACTTTTTGACCAAGAAGCTTCTACTTTAGATGGATTATTGCAAGCGCGCATCGAGAAATTTACAGATCATCGAACTTTTATGATCATTGTAACTACAATCTCGTTGGTCGTCGTACTTTATCTTTTTGTTGGCTTTTATTTATCGGTAAGGAATACTGTATCCTCTTTAGAACACATGACGAGTCGTTTGGCGGAAGGCGACTTGACCGCACGTGCAAAACTGCATACAAAGGATGAGTTACGAAGGATCGGAGATTCTTTTAATCGTATGATTGAGTCGTTCCGTGAGTTAATCTCGATGAACATGAAGATCGTACAACAAGTGGCTTCTTCTGTTGAAGAATTGACTGCCAATGTCGAACATACAAGTAAAGCGAGTGAACATATTGCCGATACGATTCAAGAAGTGGCAAACGGTACAGAAAAGCAATTTCACAGTGTTGCAAAGAGCGTTGAGACTTTTAATGAGATGACTACAGGTATACAACATATTGCGGCAAATGCACAAGACGCTTCTTCTTCGGCAATTCGTACTGCAGAAGTCGCAGCCAAAGGAACAGAAGCAATCCAAACGGTGATTCAACAGATGAATTCAATTCACCATACGGTTAATGGTCTGGCCCAAGTGATTCAGGAACTGAACCTTCGTTCACATGAAATCGGGCAAATTGTAGAGGTGATTACAGATATTGCAGAGCAAACCAATCTTCTCGCGCTAAATGCTGCAATTGAGGCGGCGAGGGCAGGAGAACACGGCCGTGGATTTGCGGTAGTTGCAGATGAAGTAAGAAAACTTGCAGAACAATCTGCCCAATCTTCTCAAAAGATCATTGCGCTTATCGGCAACATTCAAAATGAAACAAGGAAAGTGATTCACTCCATGAATGCTACGACGAAGGAAGTAGAGGCGGGGATCGGAGTTGTAAATACATCCGGTCGTCTATTTGAACAGATTCAGCGTTCCGTCAATGAAGTAGCAAAACAAATAGAGGAAATTTCTTCATTCTCTCAACAGATTTCGATCGGTGCAGAACAAATGATCCAATCAGTTACTTTTATTTCGGAAGTTGTAGAAACTACAGCATCAGGGACGCAAAACATATCTGCGATTACACAAGAACAGTTGGCATCCATGGAAGAAATCTCTATTTCTGCAGCATCCTTATCGAGAATGGCTGAGGAACTGCTGCAGTCGATTCGTAAATTTAAGATATAG
- a CDS encoding glutamate synthase-related protein has protein sequence MLRLIENFIRSSINESVDKAISRAIRDQYTENLFEMIPATNKVGMTNLMEIAMRANQGTPISRPLGSPIHMSPWEKILFNPVHLFRFPTPENVGIRTSITIGQRARKPLTLSIPIMIAAMSFGGALSKSTKIALAKAATAVGTATNSGEAGLLKEERDTAHLFIGQYNRGGWMNTPDKYKRLDAIEIQLGQGAQGSAPQRTTAKISGRTFEKFLVYTRAKTP, from the coding sequence GTGCTGAGGCTCATTGAAAATTTTATCCGTTCATCGATTAACGAATCTGTCGATAAAGCGATTTCGAGAGCAATCAGAGACCAATACACCGAGAACCTGTTTGAAATGATTCCTGCAACGAACAAAGTGGGCATGACGAACCTTATGGAAATTGCCATGCGAGCGAATCAAGGAACTCCTATCTCGCGTCCTCTTGGGAGCCCGATTCATATGTCTCCATGGGAGAAAATTTTGTTCAATCCTGTACATCTCTTTCGTTTTCCAACGCCTGAAAACGTCGGAATCCGTACGTCAATCACGATAGGACAACGTGCAAGAAAACCTTTGACCCTTTCTATTCCGATTATGATTGCCGCTATGTCTTTTGGCGGTGCGTTAAGCAAAAGTACCAAAATCGCTTTGGCCAAAGCGGCAACCGCAGTCGGTACAGCAACAAACTCGGGTGAAGCGGGACTCCTTAAAGAAGAAAGGGATACGGCTCATTTATTCATTGGTCAGTATAATCGGGGGGGATGGATGAACACCCCCGACAAATATAAGCGTCTGGATGCCATTGAAATTCAATTGGGTCAAGGTGCACAAGGTTCAGCGCCACAACGCACAACAGCAAAAATATCGGGGAGGACTTTCGAGAAGTTTTTGGTTTACACGAGGGCGAAGACGCCCTGA
- a CDS encoding glutamate synthase-related protein — protein MTRAAEFFARKGVIGDINLIATGGLVTPGQMLKAMALGADGVYIGTAAIMALVSEQMVKAVPFEPPTSLVIYTGKLTDQLNIDQAALNVVRYLNACVQEMESVAVTLGKTALSDITKSDLCTLDPFIAKATGIQLGYVAPENQDRFFEETKPFFHTFEGQVESQPYMNLH, from the coding sequence ATCACAAGGGCAGCTGAGTTCTTCGCGCGAAAAGGCGTAATTGGTGATATCAACCTGATTGCAACCGGGGGACTCGTGACACCTGGACAAATGTTGAAGGCAATGGCATTGGGTGCAGATGGTGTCTATATTGGTACAGCCGCTATCATGGCGCTTGTCAGTGAACAAATGGTGAAAGCTGTACCGTTTGAACCGCCCACGAGCTTAGTTATATATACAGGTAAATTGACAGACCAATTAAATATTGACCAAGCGGCATTGAATGTCGTTCGATATCTGAATGCTTGTGTTCAAGAAATGGAATCCGTAGCCGTAACACTCGGTAAAACTGCATTATCAGATATTACAAAGTCTGATCTGTGTACTCTTGACCCCTTTATAGCAAAAGCGACAGGAATCCAACTCGGATACGTTGCACCTGAGAATCAAGACCGTTTCTTTGAAGAAACGAAACCTTTCTTCCACACATTCGAAGGTCAAGTCGAAAGTCAACCATATATGAACCTACATTAA